The Microbacterium paraoxydans genome includes a window with the following:
- a CDS encoding PKD domain-containing protein, with protein MGVVAVVVTALLGATITAPAAQADTVPTDPALPATVSADPLPTTQINGIVWAQAVGGTKVYAGGQFTSARPAGAPAGTNETPRSNLLAYDLATGVLDTSFAPQVNGRILAAAVSPDGSRLYIGGGFTAVNGQNRYRLAAFDTATGQLIGNWTPGTNTIVQGIVATDTTVYVTGEFSNINNTARTGVAAVSASTGAVLDFNPVLAGGYGVRSVVVSPDASKVVIAGSFTSTNGSTNPGRGMAALDASSGASLPWAINSVIRNAGTGASIYSLASDGDSVYGSGYDFGGSKTEDDFEGAFRARWSDGSMVWMEDCHGDTYSVYPTGGVLYTAAHSHYCGNIGEFPQLDPWSFNFSLAFDKNPSDRTITPDIYGYRSFTGNPAARLLHWYPTWQPGTVSGMNQAAWSVTGGGDYLVYGGEFTAVSGSAQQGLVRFAKPGTAPNKIGPTIKGGAYQISAQSFRAGQARVAWSANYDADNARLTYEVFRRDLAQPIHTTTADSTYWVRPRLTYSDTAVTAGQTYEYRVKVTDPNGNTTTSDWTPVTIAAAGTSNTYNEAVLSSSPRYYWPMNEASGSSATDWISGNDLTLSGGTTRGQAGQVVGETSASTAFNGTDGTSASSVSEVGPDEFSIEAWFQTTSTSGGKIVGFGNNAKGLSGSYDRHLYLSNSGQVTFGVYPGTARTLTSGAGLNDGKWHHVVGTMNSSGMVLYVDGVRVSSRSDTTTGQSYSGYWRIGGDSQSGWPSAGSSNYLNARIADVAVYGSALTRDAVDAHWVASGRTSSLPAAPADAYGKAVYDLDPTLYWRLGETSGTVAKDSGRDGSTGTYQTSGSATIQRGQTGALSGVADQAIRFTSSKLFSSWNNRQTVVSARQYPSPNTYSIETWFKTTSTGGGKLIGFGNSNSNNANPSSNYDRHIYMNGSGQLKFGVYNGGSYVLTAPGTYRDGQWHHVVAQQSAAGMQLFVDGVEVASNAQAGADNYNGYWRVGGDTTWEGDPFWVGTIDEAAVYSAPLTVSQVLQHYQLGDTGELNQLPTAQFTAATSDRSVAFDASASSDPEGPIAGYAWDFGDGHTGTGVAPTHEYDTAGTYTVTLTVTDAGGLASTVAHDVTTRNPNVPPTAAFTEKVEFLSVAVDASASADTDGTITAYAWNFGDGASATGATATHDYAASGTYTVSLTVTDDRGASSTETKTIAVEAQNVPPKAVANVVRAADGMSISADGSGSTDTDGSIVSHAWDFGDSTTATGATATHTYTTAGTYTVTLTVTDDDGATHQATASVAVAPAATEEVIARDAFERTASSSWGSADVGGAWTVSGGAAAFSAGDGVGRISLSPAATREARLAGVSSTSTITSLTIASSNATNGGAFNLTVNGRQVGNDVYSGRVKIEASGAIRLYLLRNETAIGNSVVIPGTYVAGEKLSAVLTVRGTSPTTLALKVWRTGTTEPANPQLQGTDSTAALQTAGAVGVKMAISSVSSVSSVFSVDDYKVVTGAVVAAPNQIPTASFVSSTSALSAAVDAGGSSDADGTIASYAWTFGDGGTATGVTASHTYAASGTYDVTLTVTDDDGGTHSVTKPVTVTAPVTPPDPTGPTPLATDEFDRATTGGWGSADLGGAWTLSGGNAAFSTAGGKGVVSLAPSQTREARLAVTGTSTVLDALFSSDVASTGGTASITLLGRTVGASTYSARVRLEPAGVIRLYLLRNETAIGNSYVLPGSYAPGQVLHARLAVSGTAPTSLAAKVWVEGQTEPADWQLTGTDAVAAMQVAGGIGIKTSVSSASTNTTTRLSFERFAVVVPQ; from the coding sequence CCCCCAGGTCAACGGCCGCATCCTCGCCGCGGCGGTGTCGCCCGACGGCTCGCGGCTGTACATCGGCGGCGGCTTCACCGCCGTCAACGGTCAGAACCGCTACCGTCTGGCGGCCTTCGACACGGCCACCGGCCAGCTGATCGGCAATTGGACCCCCGGTACCAACACGATCGTGCAGGGCATCGTCGCCACCGATACGACCGTGTACGTCACGGGGGAGTTCTCGAACATCAACAACACCGCCCGTACCGGCGTCGCGGCCGTGAGCGCGTCGACCGGTGCCGTGCTCGACTTCAACCCGGTCCTCGCCGGCGGGTACGGCGTCCGCTCCGTCGTGGTGTCCCCCGATGCCTCGAAGGTGGTCATCGCCGGCTCGTTCACGTCCACCAACGGGTCGACCAACCCGGGTCGCGGCATGGCCGCGCTCGACGCCTCCAGCGGAGCCAGCCTCCCCTGGGCGATCAACAGTGTCATCCGCAACGCCGGCACCGGCGCCTCCATCTATTCGCTCGCCTCCGACGGGGACAGCGTCTACGGCAGTGGGTACGACTTCGGAGGATCGAAGACGGAGGACGACTTCGAAGGCGCGTTCCGCGCGCGCTGGAGCGACGGCTCGATGGTGTGGATGGAGGATTGCCACGGCGACACCTATTCGGTGTACCCGACCGGGGGTGTGCTCTACACGGCGGCGCACTCGCATTACTGCGGCAACATCGGAGAGTTCCCGCAGCTCGACCCGTGGAGCTTCAACTTCTCGCTCGCGTTCGACAAGAACCCGTCGGACCGCACCATCACTCCTGACATCTACGGGTACCGCAGCTTCACCGGCAACCCGGCGGCCCGTCTGCTGCACTGGTACCCGACGTGGCAGCCCGGCACGGTGTCCGGCATGAATCAGGCCGCATGGTCGGTCACGGGCGGTGGCGACTACCTCGTCTACGGCGGTGAGTTCACGGCCGTGAGCGGTAGCGCACAACAGGGACTCGTGCGCTTCGCGAAGCCCGGGACGGCGCCGAACAAGATCGGTCCGACCATCAAGGGCGGCGCCTACCAGATCAGCGCTCAGTCTTTCCGCGCGGGGCAGGCACGCGTCGCCTGGTCCGCGAACTACGACGCCGACAACGCCCGCTTGACCTACGAGGTCTTCCGTCGTGACCTCGCGCAGCCGATCCACACGACCACTGCCGACTCCACCTACTGGGTGCGACCGCGGCTCACGTACTCCGACACGGCGGTGACCGCCGGCCAGACATACGAGTACCGGGTCAAGGTGACCGACCCCAACGGGAACACCACGACGTCCGACTGGACGCCGGTGACGATCGCGGCCGCCGGGACCTCGAACACGTACAACGAAGCCGTGCTCTCGTCCTCGCCGAGGTATTACTGGCCCATGAACGAGGCGTCCGGTTCGTCCGCGACCGACTGGATCTCCGGGAACGACCTCACGCTGTCCGGAGGGACGACCCGTGGCCAGGCGGGCCAGGTCGTCGGTGAGACCTCGGCCTCCACGGCCTTCAACGGCACCGACGGCACCTCTGCCAGTTCGGTCTCCGAGGTCGGTCCTGACGAGTTCTCGATCGAGGCATGGTTCCAGACGACCAGCACGAGCGGCGGGAAGATCGTCGGCTTCGGCAACAACGCCAAGGGGCTGTCCGGAAGCTACGACCGGCACCTCTACCTGAGCAATTCGGGGCAGGTCACGTTCGGCGTGTACCCCGGGACTGCGCGGACGCTCACCAGCGGGGCCGGTCTCAACGACGGCAAGTGGCACCACGTGGTCGGCACGATGAACAGCTCGGGCATGGTGCTGTACGTCGACGGCGTGCGGGTGAGCTCGCGCTCCGACACGACGACCGGTCAGAGCTATTCAGGCTACTGGCGCATCGGCGGGGACTCCCAGAGCGGCTGGCCGTCCGCGGGGTCGTCGAACTACCTCAACGCCCGCATCGCGGACGTGGCCGTGTACGGCAGTGCGTTGACCCGTGACGCGGTGGATGCGCACTGGGTGGCTTCTGGGCGCACGTCGTCGCTCCCCGCTGCGCCCGCAGACGCCTACGGCAAAGCCGTGTACGACCTCGACCCGACACTGTACTGGCGCCTCGGCGAGACCAGCGGGACGGTCGCGAAAGACTCGGGCCGCGACGGAAGCACCGGGACGTACCAGACCAGTGGGTCGGCCACGATCCAACGAGGCCAGACCGGAGCGCTGTCCGGCGTCGCGGACCAGGCCATCCGGTTCACGTCCTCGAAGCTGTTCTCCAGCTGGAACAACCGCCAGACGGTGGTGAGCGCGCGGCAGTACCCGTCGCCGAACACCTATTCGATCGAGACCTGGTTCAAGACCACCTCGACGGGCGGCGGCAAGCTGATCGGCTTCGGGAACAGCAACTCCAACAATGCCAATCCCAGTTCGAACTACGACCGGCACATCTACATGAACGGATCGGGACAGCTGAAGTTCGGCGTCTACAACGGGGGGTCATACGTCCTCACGGCGCCGGGCACCTACCGTGACGGGCAGTGGCACCATGTCGTCGCGCAGCAGTCGGCGGCAGGGATGCAGTTGTTCGTGGATGGCGTGGAGGTCGCTTCGAACGCGCAAGCGGGTGCCGACAACTACAACGGCTACTGGCGCGTGGGCGGCGACACCACCTGGGAAGGGGATCCCTTCTGGGTCGGCACGATCGATGAGGCGGCGGTCTACTCAGCGCCCCTGACGGTCAGCCAGGTGTTGCAGCACTATCAGCTCGGCGACACCGGGGAGCTGAACCAGCTGCCGACGGCGCAGTTCACCGCGGCGACCTCGGACCGGTCGGTGGCTTTCGACGCCTCCGCCTCGAGCGACCCTGAGGGTCCGATCGCCGGCTATGCGTGGGACTTCGGCGACGGCCACACCGGAACCGGTGTCGCGCCTACGCACGAGTACGACACGGCCGGCACCTACACGGTCACCCTCACGGTGACCGATGCCGGCGGGCTCGCGTCCACCGTCGCTCATGACGTGACGACGCGGAACCCGAACGTGCCTCCCACCGCCGCGTTCACCGAGAAGGTGGAATTCCTCTCCGTGGCGGTCGACGCATCCGCGAGCGCGGATACGGACGGCACGATCACGGCGTACGCGTGGAATTTCGGCGACGGTGCCTCGGCGACAGGGGCCACGGCGACGCATGACTATGCGGCTTCCGGAACCTACACGGTGTCGCTCACCGTGACCGATGACCGCGGTGCCTCATCGACCGAGACGAAGACGATCGCTGTCGAAGCTCAGAACGTGCCGCCCAAGGCTGTGGCCAACGTGGTGCGCGCCGCGGATGGTATGTCGATCTCCGCCGACGGAAGCGGCTCCACCGACACCGACGGCAGCATCGTGTCGCACGCGTGGGATTTCGGTGACAGCACCACCGCGACGGGAGCGACGGCGACGCACACCTACACGACAGCGGGAACCTACACGGTCACGCTGACGGTCACGGACGACGACGGCGCAACGCATCAGGCGACCGCATCCGTCGCCGTCGCGCCGGCGGCCACGGAAGAGGTCATCGCCCGAGACGCGTTCGAGCGCACGGCGTCGTCCTCGTGGGGCTCCGCCGACGTCGGCGGCGCCTGGACGGTGTCCGGAGGGGCGGCGGCGTTCTCGGCGGGGGATGGCGTGGGACGGATCTCCCTGTCTCCTGCCGCCACGCGAGAGGCTCGCCTCGCCGGGGTCTCGAGCACGTCGACGATTACCTCGTTGACCATCGCCTCGAGCAACGCGACCAACGGCGGAGCCTTCAACCTCACGGTGAACGGTCGTCAGGTCGGCAACGACGTCTACTCGGGACGCGTGAAGATCGAGGCGAGTGGCGCGATCCGTCTCTACCTGCTGCGCAACGAGACGGCGATCGGCAACAGCGTCGTGATCCCCGGTACGTACGTGGCGGGCGAGAAGTTGTCGGCTGTGCTCACGGTACGCGGAACGTCGCCGACCACGCTCGCGCTGAAGGTCTGGCGAACGGGGACGACGGAGCCGGCGAACCCGCAGCTGCAGGGGACGGACTCCACTGCCGCTCTGCAGACAGCGGGTGCGGTCGGCGTGAAGATGGCGATCAGCTCGGTCTCCTCCGTCTCCTCGGTCTTCTCGGTGGACGACTACAAGGTCGTCACCGGGGCCGTGGTCGCTGCGCCCAACCAGATCCCGACAGCATCCTTCGTCTCCTCGACCTCCGCACTCAGTGCAGCTGTCGACGCTGGCGGATCGAGCGACGCGGATGGGACGATCGCGTCCTACGCGTGGACGTTCGGGGATGGCGGTACCGCGACGGGAGTCACGGCATCGCACACGTATGCGGCATCGGGGACGTACGACGTCACCCTGACGGTGACCGACGACGACGGCGGAACGCACTCAGTCACGAAGCCGGTCACTGTGACCGCGCCGGTCACGCCGCCGGACCCCACAGGGCCGACTCCCCTCGCGACGGATGAGTTCGACCGGGCGACGACGGGAGGCTGGGGCAGCGCCGACCTCGGTGGCGCGTGGACGCTGTCGGGAGGAAACGCCGCATTCAGCACGGCAGGCGGAAAGGGCGTCGTGTCCCTCGCGCCGTCGCAGACGCGGGAGGCGCGACTGGCGGTGACCGGTACGAGCACGGTGCTCGATGCCCTCTTCTCGTCGGATGTCGCCTCGACCGGCGGCACCGCGAGCATCACGCTGCTCGGCCGGACCGTTGGGGCATCGACATACTCGGCGCGCGTGCGACTGGAGCCCGCCGGCGTCATCCGGCTGTACCTCCTCCGGAATGAGACGGCGATCGGGAACAGCTACGTTCTGCCGGGCTCCTATGCGCCCGGACAGGTGCTCCACGCCCGCCTCGCGGTCAGTGGTACCGCCCCGACCAGCCTGGCGGCCAAGGTCTGGGTCGAGGGGCAGACCGAGCCTGCGGATTGGCAGCTCACGGGCACGGACGCGGTGGCGGCGATGCAGGTCGCCGGTGGCATCGGGATAAAGACGTCTGTCAGCTCGGCCTCGACGAACACCACCACGCGGCTCTCCTTCGAGCGGTTCGCCGTGGTCGTCCCGCAGTAG
- a CDS encoding glycosyltransferase family 2 protein encodes MNPARPEAEERPLLVAVTTFRRTELLAPLVMAIRAGAGASAERMRIAFVDNDPARSAEEVAAELDVTYLPEPTPGIAAARQAALDAARPGELVAMVDDDVVPLEGWLDALVETWSRNGRPAVVMGYVDYVWPEGTDPWIVAGGFMRRRRRRNGQRLDALATGNVLIDASQVASLGVHFDTSLGLAGGEDMLFGRSLLAAGGAIIASADSIVRDEVPAERTTREFVRRRTISQGQMRTELLTRDGSLARRIILRGAHLVGGVARLVIFSLREVLARARGDRAAQAVLRRRIWFAQGRTLGALGRITPAYARS; translated from the coding sequence ATGAACCCCGCGCGACCCGAGGCCGAAGAACGACCTCTCCTCGTCGCCGTGACGACCTTTCGTCGCACCGAGCTCCTCGCTCCGCTCGTCATGGCGATCCGGGCGGGGGCCGGCGCCTCGGCGGAGCGCATGCGCATCGCGTTCGTGGACAACGATCCCGCCCGCTCGGCGGAGGAGGTCGCCGCAGAACTCGACGTCACCTACCTCCCTGAACCCACCCCGGGGATCGCGGCGGCGCGACAGGCCGCGCTCGACGCGGCGCGCCCGGGCGAGCTGGTCGCGATGGTCGACGATGACGTCGTACCGCTGGAGGGGTGGCTCGACGCCCTCGTGGAGACATGGTCGAGAAACGGGCGTCCCGCCGTCGTGATGGGGTACGTGGACTACGTCTGGCCCGAGGGCACCGACCCCTGGATCGTCGCCGGTGGGTTCATGCGGCGACGACGCCGACGGAACGGGCAGCGACTGGACGCCTTGGCGACCGGGAATGTCCTGATCGACGCTTCGCAGGTCGCGTCACTCGGAGTGCACTTCGACACAAGCCTCGGCCTGGCCGGCGGAGAGGACATGCTCTTCGGGCGATCGCTGCTCGCCGCCGGCGGGGCGATCATCGCATCCGCGGACTCGATCGTCCGCGACGAGGTCCCCGCGGAGCGCACGACCCGCGAGTTCGTGCGACGGCGGACCATCTCACAGGGTCAGATGCGTACCGAACTCCTCACCCGAGACGGCTCCCTCGCGCGGCGCATCATCCTTCGCGGCGCCCACCTCGTGGGCGGCGTGGCCCGCCTTGTGATCTTCTCCCTGCGAGAAGTCCTCGCCCGCGCGCGCGGCGACCGTGCCGCACAGGCCGTGCTGCGGCGGCGCATCTGGTTCGCCCAGGGGCGCACTCTCGGCGCCCTCGGCCGGATCACCCCGGCGTACGCCCGGAGCTGA
- a CDS encoding sugar transferase: protein MTSVEDALSIARTGFTPITAPRATASVTPAASTPRVSATLERRRQWERRYRMRLRITDAAVILIAVALTAMVQLVSGVAVIEAVRNAALLGLAWYLMLSALNSRAAAIFGSGATEYRRVAHAAGLAFGITAIAGVLLEWEGLQPLFFIALPVGMLGLLFARWTWRRWLQRQRLSGRFASRTLVVGATEDVEYVIDSLQKGGENGYHVVGTTLLDRNAGALRIGESIYPVVGDLDTVAAAAAQLGADTIIVASRPEGSPDFVKQLSWQLEGTAAELVLSSRLTDVAGPRISLRQVDGLPLIQVKIPTYEGGVHLLKRALDIVVATVALIPIALLTPVLSALIKLDSPGPVFFFQERVGRDGRRFKMVKFRSMRTDAEKQLAALKEQNEGAGLLFKMKDDPRVTRVGKVLRKLSLDELPQFWNVLVGDMSVVGPRPPLPSEVTAYDGTVFRRLYIKPGITGLWQVSGRSDLSWDESVRLDLRYVENWSVMNDLQIMWRTAKVMAQPSGAY from the coding sequence ATGACTTCCGTCGAGGATGCTCTGAGCATCGCTCGTACGGGTTTCACGCCGATCACGGCACCGCGAGCGACCGCGTCGGTGACGCCTGCGGCGAGCACGCCGCGCGTGTCGGCGACGCTCGAACGACGCCGCCAGTGGGAGCGTCGCTATCGGATGCGGCTGCGGATCACGGATGCGGCTGTCATCCTGATCGCGGTCGCACTGACGGCGATGGTCCAGCTGGTCTCCGGCGTCGCGGTGATCGAGGCCGTGCGCAACGCCGCATTGCTGGGTCTCGCCTGGTACCTGATGCTGTCGGCGCTCAACAGCCGAGCCGCCGCCATCTTCGGGTCCGGGGCCACGGAGTACCGTCGCGTCGCGCACGCGGCGGGACTCGCCTTCGGCATCACCGCCATCGCGGGCGTGCTCCTGGAGTGGGAAGGACTGCAGCCGCTGTTCTTCATCGCCCTCCCGGTCGGCATGCTCGGTCTCCTCTTCGCCCGCTGGACCTGGCGCCGCTGGCTGCAGCGGCAGCGTCTGTCCGGTCGGTTCGCGTCGAGGACACTGGTGGTCGGCGCCACCGAGGACGTCGAGTATGTGATCGACTCCCTGCAGAAGGGCGGGGAGAACGGCTATCACGTCGTGGGGACGACGCTGCTGGATCGCAATGCCGGCGCGCTCAGGATCGGGGAGAGCATCTACCCGGTCGTGGGCGATCTGGACACCGTCGCCGCGGCGGCGGCACAGCTCGGGGCGGACACCATCATCGTGGCGAGCCGCCCCGAGGGGTCCCCCGACTTCGTCAAGCAGCTCAGCTGGCAGCTCGAGGGCACCGCCGCCGAGCTCGTGCTCTCCAGCCGTCTGACGGACGTCGCGGGGCCGCGCATCTCGCTGCGCCAGGTCGACGGCCTGCCGCTGATCCAGGTGAAGATCCCGACCTACGAGGGCGGGGTCCACCTTCTCAAGCGCGCGCTCGACATCGTCGTGGCCACCGTCGCGCTCATCCCGATCGCGCTGCTCACCCCCGTGCTCAGCGCGCTCATCAAGCTCGACTCGCCTGGCCCGGTGTTCTTCTTCCAGGAGCGCGTGGGACGGGACGGCCGCCGATTCAAGATGGTGAAGTTCCGCTCGATGCGCACCGACGCCGAGAAGCAGCTCGCGGCGCTCAAGGAGCAGAACGAGGGCGCCGGCCTGCTCTTCAAGATGAAGGACGACCCGCGCGTGACCCGCGTCGGGAAGGTGCTGCGCAAGCTGTCGCTGGACGAGCTCCCGCAGTTCTGGAACGTGCTCGTCGGCGACATGAGCGTCGTCGGCCCTCGTCCGCCGCTGCCCAGCGAGGTCACGGCCTATGACGGCACCGTGTTCCGCCGCCTCTACATCAAGCCGGGCATCACGGGTCTGTGGCAGGTCTCCGGACGCAGCGACCTCTCGTGGGACGAGAGCGTGCGGCTCGACCTGCGGTACGTGGAGAACTGGTCGGTCATGAACGATCTGCAGATCATGTGGCGCACCGCGAAGGTCATGGCGCAGCCGAGCGGGGCATACTGA
- a CDS encoding low temperature requirement protein A yields the protein MAPRDPGQPHRTASPLELFFDLVFVVAVSIASAQLHHALSHGDFLHGITSYAMLFFAIWWAWMNFTWFATSFDTDDWPYRIATFVQMAGVLILAAGVPHAFDEGNFTLPVVGYVVMRVAMVAQWLRASRTEEPLRGVALRYALGIAVVQVLWILFLLIPSGPVQLVAFVVFALIEVSVPVFAERRGQTPWHPHHITERYGLFTLIVLGESLLASANAIIDALDEVEALGPLLAISALAFIVTAALWWIYFWPPHHRAITTLGRSLRYGYTHYFVFAAAAAFSAGVEVELDVMTGESHLAPVIATFTVSVPIAVFLLGIWWIAIRDNADRVVNAVIPVGALLVLLDPFVPMPVALTATVMVAIVIVLVIRPPVARGTVVTDE from the coding sequence ATGGCACCGCGGGACCCGGGGCAGCCCCACCGCACGGCGAGCCCGTTGGAGCTCTTCTTCGACCTCGTCTTCGTCGTGGCCGTGAGCATCGCCTCGGCCCAGCTGCACCACGCGCTGAGCCACGGGGACTTCCTCCACGGCATCACCTCCTACGCCATGCTCTTCTTCGCGATCTGGTGGGCATGGATGAACTTCACGTGGTTCGCGACGTCGTTCGACACCGACGACTGGCCGTACCGGATCGCCACGTTCGTCCAGATGGCGGGCGTCCTCATCCTCGCCGCCGGAGTCCCGCATGCGTTCGACGAGGGGAACTTCACGCTCCCCGTCGTCGGCTACGTGGTGATGCGCGTCGCGATGGTGGCCCAATGGCTGCGCGCCTCGCGGACCGAGGAACCGCTCCGGGGCGTCGCGCTCCGCTACGCGCTCGGGATCGCGGTCGTGCAGGTGCTGTGGATCCTGTTCCTGCTCATCCCGTCCGGTCCGGTCCAGCTCGTCGCGTTCGTCGTGTTCGCGCTCATCGAGGTCAGCGTCCCGGTGTTCGCGGAGCGCCGAGGACAGACGCCGTGGCACCCGCACCACATCACCGAGCGCTACGGTCTCTTCACCCTCATCGTGCTGGGCGAGAGCCTCCTCGCCTCCGCGAATGCGATCATCGACGCGCTCGACGAGGTGGAGGCGCTCGGTCCGCTCCTCGCCATCTCGGCGCTGGCCTTCATCGTCACGGCCGCGCTGTGGTGGATCTACTTCTGGCCGCCCCACCACCGGGCCATCACGACCCTGGGGCGTTCCCTGCGCTACGGCTACACGCACTACTTCGTGTTCGCCGCGGCGGCGGCGTTCTCGGCCGGTGTCGAGGTCGAGCTGGATGTGATGACGGGGGAGAGCCACCTCGCCCCGGTGATCGCCACGTTCACCGTCTCGGTGCCGATCGCCGTCTTCCTCCTGGGGATCTGGTGGATCGCGATCCGCGACAACGCCGACCGCGTCGTCAACGCGGTCATCCCCGTCGGCGCGCTGCTCGTCCTGCTCGATCCGTTCGTGCCGATGCCCGTGGCGCTGACGGCGACGGTCATGGTGGCGATCGTGATCGTGCTGGTGATCCGTCCGCCCGTTGCTCGGGGAACCGTCGTCACGGACGAGTGA
- a CDS encoding TetR/AcrR family transcriptional regulator has product MDKFALRRRALAEAALEAIAERGFARTGLREIAQHSELSHGSLHYYFTDKNDLIAEAVRISKGGLGDRYLAVLERAETAEELAAGAAEELARSVHDDARLHRLWYDLRNQSLFESGFGDTIAEVEADLQDAIWRVVERYSELCGRPCRFTPLFAYALTDGMLQHALIRHLRGDGEAIARLRRECRELFAASV; this is encoded by the coding sequence GTGGACAAGTTCGCACTGCGCCGGCGGGCGCTGGCCGAAGCGGCCTTGGAGGCGATCGCCGAGCGGGGGTTCGCGCGGACGGGACTCCGCGAGATCGCGCAGCACTCGGAGCTCTCCCACGGGTCGCTGCACTACTACTTCACCGACAAGAACGACCTCATCGCGGAAGCCGTGCGGATATCCAAGGGCGGGCTCGGCGACCGCTACCTCGCCGTGCTGGAGAGGGCCGAGACCGCGGAGGAGCTGGCGGCCGGGGCCGCCGAGGAGCTCGCCAGGAGCGTGCACGACGACGCCCGCCTGCACCGGCTCTGGTACGACCTCCGCAACCAGTCCCTGTTCGAGTCGGGCTTCGGCGACACGATCGCCGAAGTCGAGGCCGACCTGCAGGATGCCATCTGGCGCGTGGTCGAGCGCTACTCCGAGCTCTGCGGACGCCCGTGCCGCTTCACGCCGCTCTTCGCGTACGCGCTCACGGACGGCATGCTCCAGCACGCCCTCATCCGCCACCTGCGCGGCGACGGCGAGGCGATCGCGCGCCTGCGCCGCGAGTGCCGGGAGCTCTTCGCCGCCAGCGTGTGA
- a CDS encoding intradiol ring-cleavage dioxygenase has product MSRIPEPTPTPQGPMYEGRLLDRADEEVVDQGVAFDLRTLMSRRGLLIGGGLGLGAVVLAACAPGATGSSSTTATPTPSATGTASDTVTEIPDETAGPYPGDGSNGPDVLDEAGIIRQDIRSSIDGGATADGVPLSFELQILDLANGGVPFAGVAVYAWHCNAQGEYSLYSSGLEDVSYLRGVQVADDNGKVSFTCVFPGCYSGRWPHIHFEVYPDATAITDASNAIATSQLALPEDACSAVYAETAYSGSADNLARISLTSDNVFGDDGGVSQLATTTGSVTGGYTATLVVGVDTTTTPSAGAAPTGGGGRPPGS; this is encoded by the coding sequence ATGAGCCGCATCCCCGAACCGACCCCCACGCCGCAGGGACCCATGTACGAAGGACGACTGCTGGACCGCGCGGACGAAGAGGTCGTCGACCAGGGCGTCGCCTTCGACCTCCGGACGCTGATGAGCCGTCGCGGGCTGCTGATCGGCGGCGGCCTCGGCCTCGGTGCCGTCGTCCTCGCCGCCTGCGCTCCCGGCGCCACCGGATCGTCGTCGACGACCGCCACCCCCACGCCCAGCGCCACCGGCACGGCGTCGGACACGGTCACGGAGATCCCCGACGAGACCGCCGGCCCCTATCCGGGCGACGGCTCGAACGGTCCGGACGTCCTCGACGAGGCCGGGATCATCCGCCAGGACATCCGCTCGTCCATCGACGGCGGGGCCACGGCCGACGGCGTCCCGCTCTCCTTCGAGCTCCAGATCCTCGACCTCGCGAACGGCGGGGTGCCCTTCGCCGGCGTCGCGGTCTACGCATGGCACTGCAACGCGCAGGGGGAGTACTCGCTGTACTCGTCCGGGCTCGAGGACGTCTCCTATCTGCGCGGGGTGCAGGTCGCCGACGACAACGGCAAGGTGTCCTTCACCTGCGTCTTCCCCGGGTGCTACTCCGGGCGCTGGCCGCACATCCACTTCGAGGTCTATCCGGATGCGACCGCGATCACCGACGCATCGAACGCGATCGCCACGTCCCAGCTCGCGTTGCCCGAGGACGCCTGCAGTGCGGTCTATGCGGAGACGGCGTACTCCGGATCGGCGGACAATCTCGCCCGGATCTCCCTGACCTCCGACAACGTCTTCGGCGACGACGGCGGGGTGTCGCAGCTCGCCACGACGACGGGGAGCGTCACCGGCGGATACACCGCGACCCTCGTGGTCGGCGTCGACACGACGACCACGCCGAGCGCCGGCGCCGCGCCGACGGGTGGCGGTGGTCGTCCCCCCGGAAGCTGA